Part of the Zingiber officinale cultivar Zhangliang chromosome 6A, Zo_v1.1, whole genome shotgun sequence genome, atcaattaaacattaaaatagtaaaaaaaaaataataattaaaaaaatatcagaatataaatttgatttattagactttttataaattaaaaaaaattagaatttaaaaaaaaatagttttttttaatttttaaataaaatttaaaacattgaaaataatttcagaatattatttaataaaatttattatttttttttaaaaattaaatatattttttatattttattggaataatttaattagggttaatgaatttttttaatattttattggaataatttaattagggtcactgaaaggttttttaaaatatcACACTTAAGTAGgaattgtttgatttatttaaattataatattaattttgcACAGTAACTCCCCCACGCCAACGACGCCCGCGACGCCTCCGAAGCTTGCGGATGCCTCCGACTGTGCCGGACGCGTCCAGTGACGCTTCCGATGGCGCTAGAAGCATCCGACTACGCTTTCGGCGGCTCTAGAAACATCCTGCACCGCCAGAAGAGACGTGGACGTGCTTGCGACGCCTCCAACGGGGCCGACGCTTCCGCCGATGTCAAAAGCGACCCATGACGCTTTCGGCTCCGCCAGAAACGTCGCGTCACAATGCCTTCGACGCCCGCTATGCTTTTGGTGCCTACAATGCCTCCGACGACACCAGAAGCGTTGCACGATGCATCCTTGCTACCTGAGATGCGTGCGTGTGACGTGTCGATTTCGCCTCCCcggcggaacggtaaaaaccgtccATGCTGGGCAGTACAGAACAACATGTCATTTGCTAAtttagtttcaaaattatttgtcataGTTGCAACCTGaacaaatattttaattataaccAATCAAACATGACAATTGATTTAGTAATTTAAACTAAACTAATGATATTGTGCTAATTGATAAGAGTATATAGATTAAACTGAATATTTGAAATGTGGAGAAAAATCTAGTAACTAAATGTCTGCTTGTTTCTTTCAAATTTCCATTTTTCATATGAAATATAAAAATgaagtaaaagaaaaaagaatttcACCTTTTTGATCTCTCTATATAATAGCTTTTTTTTACCGAGGAAGTTTGATCTTCccccaaaaattaaaattttctatcccACATTATTCAAGATAGTTTGAAAAAGGAagtgtaaaacaaaggaaaaaaatcaagcacaaaataaagatttaaagttAGAGATTGAGCATTATATTAGGCTATGGTACCTAGAAAATAGTAAGAACTTTAGATACCTTCTTTGATTTTTTACAATAAGAAAGTGATATTAGTTAAGATGTCAAATAAATAGTGAGTTGTTGAAATGTAGAATTTTTGGAGTTTTGTGTGGCTGTGTGTGCCCTTAAGGCTAAAAAGAGAAGTTTATGAGACTTTGGTATGAATTGCCATATTTTATGTATTAGAATGTTTGGATAGTTAGGAACCAGGCAACCAGCATGTGAAAAAAAGATAATATATCATAAATGAGAGTGCTAAATTGATGTGCGCGTATtaggaaaaatataaaatatatattattgatGGAAAATTTTATGCCTATTTAAATTATCCCTACTATAACTAgaagttgattgaaattattaatttaggtttttatttaattgaaaGCTAATTTACTTCCTATTACATGTTGTTGCCACCGCGGTGCTTGCACGATGCGTCCGCTTTGACCTTGGGGCTCGTGCCGTCGTGCGATCTATCCACCGTGGTGCTCACACGAAGCGTCCGCACACCGCTGCGagtgttgaattttttttaaaaaaaattgattcaagAAGGTGAGAAAAATTGCGCCTTACACATGCCTGTCACCTCTCAAAAGGCGTGCATGCTTAAGCACCCTTCTTTCTGTGTCTATTATCCTGGTGCAAATGGCACGTGGCTGCGCCTTGTGCCTAGGCACAGCTAGGCGTGCGCCTTTCACAACTATGCACACAACAATTTGAATAATTAGGCACAAAAAGATTACTCTCTCATTATATGGTAGATTAGTTCCAACAATTACTACTTTCTATACTAATTAGTAATAATGAATTAATAATTATGGTTTATGttcaattttctaactattaaCTTGTAATTTTCCGAAGTTGTTCTAATGGTGATTTACCTTTTACTTTTTACAAAGAAAAACATATCTCTTTTTTAAACCAAAAGGCAAAGCTAATTAGATGCAACTTCAATATATAATGAAATGATAGAAATAACTTTCATCTCTTGCACACACACTTGCTTGAAGCCTTGTATTCAGTTGTCCATGTTTACTATTGCTTGTTGATATCAATGTTACCTTTAAAAAACTGACATGATGCagtttgaaattaagattaagaTACAGTTAAGATTTGAAGGTTCAAATGAATTTTTTTTGGTCATGAAGTTGTAAGATTTTACTTTGAAGTAGTATAATAAAAGGAGTTTATATTTCATTCTAGGGATCTAGTCATCTATTTACAATTGATTATTCTTGGAAGAATTAGCCTTTTTTACTCTGTAAAAAAAGAGCACTAGAACATACATGTAAggcatttttcaatttcattaaaATTGTTATGAGTGTTCTTATATCTGAGAGATTTACTTTCTCAGTATGAGATAGTTATCCCTTTCTTGTATGAAATTGGTACCAAAGCTTTGTGCcgagttttatttaattttgattgtGCATCAGCATCCCTTCTATCAATTCCATTTCTGCAAACTTATGCCCACAGCTGGTCTATATTCTCCCTCCGATCCCTTTCCTTCTGTTTGTTTCTTCCAACTATGAACATTGGAAATCATAAACCTCTGTGATGAAAAGGAGGTGAGTTAAGATAGAGGGGAGAGAGAAGGCCTTTCCATTCCCAGCTTGACTGAGTATTGTTGCAAACTTTCCTTTGCTTCTTTAGATGTCTGCTGATATTTTTCTgctgtatttatttgtttttatcaCTGTTTAGCTGTTTTTGAATGCTAATACTATGATTGATTCAGTTATTTGTTTTTCCTTATTGTTGAACCGTTGTGAGAAGATTAATCCTATGATTGTTCTGACTGATCTTTTCTTTGGCCCTGAAAAGGCaagatttttttctttttgcatgTTATGGTGCTTCCTCGTTCTGTTCCTGCTCATCAGCTTGCCCTCGGTCTTCATCATGTCTATATATCGGAAAGCCTAAAATAGCCACAGCTTTATCATGTATACTTTCCACCTAGTAGCGACACCTCGTCATAAAGTTATCAACTGGTGAATTTGGAAGTTTAAATTTGTCAAGCAGATCCAAGGTTTTCATCTTTATGAATATGCCACTCATAGAAGGAaagtttacttactttggtatgtAAGTGAATTACTGAGGCGAGCATTATAAAATGACTGCATTATTCATTTGCTCTGATTCACTTTCTTCTGTAAAagattaggtttttcaaaacatgATCTTAGCTTATGTAAAATTCTAAGATGTATTATTAgctcaaattttatttgaatttgacatcCATTAACCGATTATCCTTAAATCATACAGTGGCctgttttttaaaattctttagttTATTCTCTAGCAAATACAAAGTTATAAACTGTCTTTGTTAAGGAGCAATAGACAGATTTGCATGAGTAGTTTGATTTTAGCATCTCTGACAGTATATATGAAATTATTTTGTTCCACCTACCTACATTTTAGTACTTTGTTCCATCAAATAATGGGACTTGTTACTTTTCCCCCTTTTGcagaatataatatttttttattatcttttctgCAATTAATTGAGTCCAAGTTACTCCATTTGTCTCTTTCTAGTGATTTTCAGCAATTTGTGGTGTTGTTGGCATTTATTTGTGTCTACTTCCTTTGGTATGAGTTCAAGGCCTTTCTCCGATGGCACTGAAGATGTTGGATTAGGGGGTTGCATTCAATCTTGGTAATCCTTGAGGAAGTCATTGGCATTAGTCCTTGATTGGATTGGTATGCTACTGCTTGTATGAAtgcaaaattatcaaaatcttgAAAGATGGATTTTGGAACCATTGTTGAGTTTGTTGATAAACCTTCACTGATAACTCTTCATGTAAAAAGTTGGTGTTTTCATGAAACAGTaatctgaaaaataaaatgaGGATGAATGGGACAATACACGTTTTGCATCCTTCATTAATTGGTACAGATAAGTCTTTTTTAACCTTTTGAATTGACCTCATCCCTTTCGCTCCACTCACATGAGTCTATTAGGAAGGTCAATGGCATAGTTgtactatgttttttttttttcacttatcATCAAGTAGTTCTACAACAGCTCAACATACTCATCCTGATCTGTCATTCAAGTGCTTAAAATCTTCTTCTCTATACCTTATCAGCATAGTTATGGTTCTTCACATATTAcatatttttttcccttttgtTCTTCCTGAATGTCCCCTCTTTATTTCAGATGGTAATCATCTCATTTATTTCTTCAAATGTTGTTATGTTAATCACAAGAACGATACATATTTCAGTGACATGCAGATGTTGTTTGTATATTGGATCAATATTTTGTTTACATGTATATAAATATGCTTGCCGTGGCCAGGCAGAGCTGCAAAACTAGTTTGGAAATATATTCAATCAGTTCCTTCTGTTGGGaatgtattgtattctcttcacTATGAATAGGTTAGTAAGAGCGTCCTAGATTCTTCATTAACAAGTCTATTCTAGGTTTCCTAGAGGATGATGGTCATCTTCTTGTCTCTTTGCTATTCTTTGTTTTGTCACTTATTAAGGCAATTATAGAAAAGCCTAATACTGGTTTGCCTTTTGTTTTCTATAAGAGGAAGTACAGTTGCTCTTTCGGTCATACTAAACTTAGCTTTGGCACCCTCTGGTCCGAGGAGCTCTTTCGGTCATACTAAATCACAGCCAAATGATGCTTTGACAATGATTCTATATAGAACTCTGGATACATGCCTTTAACATTTTCCAACATTTTCTCTCTGGAACTGGATTTTTCCAACATATTACTGAGTCTTAACAAGCTTAATATGGTTCTTCTGTGTTTTACCTTCACTATGATACCGGCTGTGTTGAGTTTCTGGATATACAATAAGACTGAAGATTCTGCTAGCTTTTTGATTGCTTGACAATTTTCCGACTTTTCTCTATCCTCTGACAACTTTCTGAGTGATGAAAGCCTAATATGCTGTTAATATTGTTTTTCCCATTTTGTTCTGCTCAAACATTTATTTGATCTTTTATATGAATACACGTCTAAGACCATAGCAAACAATTGTTGTATTTACATCCATGAAAATTGTAACCTGTGCATTTTCTGAACTGACAGTTCATACTGAATGAGGATGCAAGTCCAAGAAAGAATGAGATTGTGTTCATATCGCCTACTGGTGAGGAGATTAAGAATAAGAGACAGTTACAGCAATACTTGAAGTCACATCCTGGAGGCCCCTCTTCAAGTGAATTTGACTGGGGAACTGGTACCCCCTCACTCTCACTGAGTATTTCCTAATCCAAGTTGAATGCTGCAATTATGCAAATTGCATATGTATGATTATGGCACACTTGAATCCGTGTTTTGGTTTGTTCATAAAAAACATTGCATGCAGGTGACACTCCAAGGCGTTCTGCGAGAATTAGGGAGAGAGTCAAGACTATAGATAGCTCAGAAGATGAGAAGCCAAAAAAGCGAGAAAGGAAATCAAGCTCAAAGAAAGCAACAAAAGACAAGAAGGATAGTGGAGACGGAGTCGATGACACTTCAGAAGCAGAGGCAAAGGAAGATGCTGCAATGGAAGAGGCTAAAGCACCAACTGATGTGGAAATGCAGGATGCTGAAGATGGAAACAAGATTAACAGTGAGGCTTTAACGGCTGGGACTGAAGTGACTGAGGTTATTGTTGCTGCTGAAGAGATCACAGTGAATGAGGATACGCCCGCGGGAGTTGTGACTGCAGATGAGCAAAATTCAACCCTTGGAGCCAACAGAAACATTGAAGAGAAAACAGCAGCTAATTCAGAGAACCATGATGCAGTATCTGCGACTGAAGCCGATAAGCCAGCTGATGCGAAGGAATCACCACTGCCGGATTTGAAAGATTTGTCAGCAGGTAAAGACAACCAAGGGGATCTAGCAGCAAATAGTAGTCAGGAGAAGGATTCCAGTGCTGCTTCCCCCAAGGATATCCCTTCAGGGACGGGTGATGCACAGCATCTGCCCAAGGCTTCTCCTATCAAAACTTAGTGTATTGTCGACTAAACAATGGTTTGTTGATTCTAGGGTTTAGTGTGATCTTCTGGACGTGTATGCTTGTAATGTATGAGCTTGTAACAAGAGCAACCATATGTATGAATTTTCTGTATGTCCTTTAGGTAGATTATTATCTAACCTAAAACCTATTCCTGATGTAATATCCTGTAGTCATTAAGGAATTCTAGTTTCATCGAGATTGGTATTAAACCTTCGTTCTTGAATTGCTTTGTTAAAAAATGCATGTATCTAGGAGCGAACACCGCAAGCACACAATCAGATTCCATATTCTTGGAGTTTTTTTGTAAAACAAAAATGCTTCGAACACAGAGAGGGTAACTGAAATATCaagtagaaatagaaaattgttCTGGATAGGATTATCCATCCCAACAGACTCAACGATAACGGCGAAGAGATAATGTCTGGTTCCGCTTCCAGGTTGCCCGACGAGATGGCCTGGCCTTGTGATAGCGATGACCTTTGCCACGAAGACCCCGGTACTTCTTACCAGCTGAAGTGAGCCCACGAAGCTCACGGTGCTTGTGAACACCCTTGCAGATCCAGTTGATCCTAGGGTCATTGCGGATCACTGTGTGAGCTGCATCAACAAGGATGACCTCAAAATACTTGTAGGTTGAATCCTGCATAACATAAGAATACAAGCAATAGCAATTGTGGACGTCTGAAATATCAGGAAGATTTGGAGCAAAACTGTTAAGGTGTGAACATTGTCAAAGAGAGATTGTCAAACCTCGTTCACCCAGTAGGAGTTTAGCACCCTGAGGCCTCCCAACTTACGGCCAGCTCTCTCCTCGGCTACAGACCTCTTGTTTCTTTGGAATTTCAGCTGAGTGATACCCTGATTCTTGGGTTTTCCATAGACAATACCTTTGGGGACTGGTCTCTTCCTACCGCCGCGTCTAACTCGAACACGATAAATGACATATCCCTGCATCCAGGAAACAAACAGTTACGTATGAAGAATActcaacaacaaaaaataaaatataaacaagTATACAACTTCACAACGTGTTTACATATATCTTGATACATAGGGTACTATATAAAAACTTGCAAATAGTACATACAAGGAAAATACTTTCTCTAAGTTACAGAGGAAGAAGCATCAAATGGTATACAGGATAGTTTACAGTTGTTGCATTGCAGATTAATAGTTTTAAGTagatgaatgaaaaaaataagcTAGGCTCAAGCAATTGTCTTTTCTTCAGATATATCTAAAAAAAGATAGGAACTTTAAACCATAAAGAACCAACTAGCAATGAAGCTCAGATAAGTATAATCTACTGAGAAAGAAATTGAATTATACATCCAAATTAATATCATTTTCGTAGATAACAAACATCATGGCGAAGCTGAAGTGAGAAATTATTGAAATGAGCACACAACAATTTGATCCATAAATATCCAAACAACCACAAGATCATGCGTGGCAAAATCATGAAAGAATTGAAAGAATGTAGTATACAAATCTTGGTTAAGGAACCAAAACAACTGGAATTGACTATGGATGCTAACCTGCTTTGCCTTATAACCAAGACGGCGAGCCTTGTCGGGGCGTGTGGGCCTGGTGACGCGGACGATGGAGGGAAGCTGGCGGTACTCCCAGCACCGAACCCGCTGCAGGAACCGCATCACATCCGACTGCTTCTTCCTCCATAGCTCCGAAACGTACTTGTAAGCCCCTGAAACCTCACGAAATCCAACCCACAGAATCAACCACTAGAATCTCCAAAAACACGAAGACAATGATATGAATCGATGCGAAAATTTGAAGAATAAATCAATAGGAAACCGTGAGATCGCCGGAGAGGAGAAAGAGATAGAGAGAGGGAGGCGACTCACCCATGACTCGGGCGAAGATCGTCGGTGCCTTCGGCTAGGGTTTCACGCACGATGAGATGGATCAATATTTAAAGCGAGCGACGCGTCTTTATGGTCGTTGGATTAGTTAGCACAATCACGGGCGTTCATTTTGACCTTCCTCTGAGCCGGCCATGTTTTCGATCCGGAGCTCAATGATGAGCGTTTGAAACGCCATTTTTAAAATACAAACACATAAAtcataaagatttttttttttatcatcccCTCGGTGTTTTTTTTATCATCCGCTCGGGACGGCACTATAGTTAACGCATGAGatattattatataaaatcttaaactCAAGACTCATCGTATCTTAATATATCTCTCTCCATGTCCTACTATCTCTTAGTAAATCTTAAACTCAAAACTCATCATATCTTAATATATCTCTCTCCATGTCTTATTATCTCTTAGTATGTCTCTCTTCATGTCTTACTATCGGTACTAATGACTAATAATTATtcatgatttattattttttatattgacttaGAGACAAGTTGATAAAGACACTAACAATGAACAAATCATCTTTTATCACAtagagatatttttttaattgaatttataatatatttGCATCATCAACTTATTCACCTTATAATCCACATGATCTACACAACCAATAAATGTTCTTGCACATGGTaattcaataaaaataataatatgattgcATCATTATTCATTTAGATTATTATTTAGATAAATGAGTCTAAACATGGTTAAGATCAAAGCTAACCAGAACAAATTATAAAGCAAAATACGTCCCTTCCTTTTAGATCTATCTTAAATTAAAGATGATCATTGAGTTACACCATAATTTGAACTTCAACTAAGACATTACAAAATAGAGATTCATAACAGGGGAGTAAACATCATTAATGCCAACAAAAATGAATACATTAGTTGCCATAATTTATTACTAATAGGTAGTCTTTCTTATCTTTCTGTATGCAGCTCCAGAAAGGATTAACTAGCCTTTTCTTGAACACTGGGATAAATGAGATTCTTCAATATAATTTGTAGCTCGCGATATTGCATAGCAAGAGGCACTCGAAGCGGCATAGTATGATGACACACTGAGCTGACTGAACGCCGGAAGCAGGTAAGCTGTTTATAAAAAGAGAAGTTAGCAAACAAAtataggaagaaaagagaagaacctACAATGGTATAATGGTTAGGTTGGTTAGGTCCTCTTTAATGGATAATCAAGAGATCTAAAGTTTAAGTCTAAGTTGTGTCGCGTTGTAGGAGATTTTCCCTCTAATGAGAAGTGGGCCTAAGAATGCTTGCAATCTGGATGAATCTCTATTAGACTTTTCGATTTATCCTAGTAGCCGGTAGAAAACTTCCATGGGATCAGACAAAAACTAAAGCTTGATTGAGTTGTAGTACTCTTCTTTGCATTGATTTATTTCTAACAAGGATATGAAAAATATGTTGCGATGTACTTAGTGAACCTACTTCTCATTTGGAGTATGTGAGCGTttttaataagaaataaaaagaggCATTATGCAACTGAATCAAGCATTGAACCAGCATTGCTGCATTATACAATTTTTAGATCATCATTTCGAAGGGCAGACAATTGTGTAGTGCCAATAATACACAATAATGGATTCCTGAAGACAAGGTTCCTGAAGCCAATCTCTTGAGCTAAATGGGTTAAAATCACTATGTATCTCATTTTTTCCCCCCAATTACCACCCCGATCTATGGGAGCAAGTACACCTATAAAACTTGTCTATCTAAATTGTCAAATTCTGGTTTGCATTCATTGTGAACAAGCAACCTTCAGTAATTGTTTGAAATTTCATGAACACGCTTCCGAATGTGAAGATAAAGTTCAATACCACAAATACAACAGGCAGCCATGTATCCCAACTCTGGGTTGGCTATTATTGCATTACACCACTGAGATTCAAATAATACTACATAATGGTAATACCATGCCATTTAATTGAATTTGGTAATTTAACTGGAATTTACTTTACTCTCCTGTTATCTCCAAACAGTCAACATTATTTATTCAATTATCTTACACGTTATAACCTTTTTTTCTCACATTTGATGCAACAACAAAGAATGCCATTATTGTTGGCATCTGAACTTCAGATAAATAATGAAAGAAAATAACCAAGTTCCATTTGAGataaccttctcaaaactcaatTGCAACAAACCCAAAATTAGATTACTGTCTGGTGGTCAGTAGtctctaagaaaaaaaaaggacaacttgtgcacgaagctcccgccatgcgaggTCTTGGAGAAGGATCCATTATATGTagtcttaccctactttttgcaagagactatttctagaattcaaacccgtgacctttaggtcacaaagcaacaactttttTGTTGCACCAAAGCTCCCCTTCAGTCAGTAGTCTCCAagaatgatata contains:
- the LOC121998540 gene encoding methyl-CpG-binding domain-containing protein 11-like yields the protein MAEVEGCDASAEKVAPQPSEKARADEPAVVCVELPAPAGWTKKFILNEDASPRKNEIVFISPTGEEIKNKRQLQQYLKSHPGGPSSSEFDWGTGDTPRRSARIRERVKTIDSSEDEKPKKRERKSSSKKATKDKKDSGDGVDDTSEAEAKEDAAMEEAKAPTDVEMQDAEDGNKINSEALTAGTEVTEVIVAAEEITVNEDTPAGVVTADEQNSTLGANRNIEEKTAANSENHDAVSATEADKPADAKESPLPDLKDLSAGKDNQGDLAANSSQEKDSSAASPKDIPSGTGDAQHLPKASPIKT
- the LOC121998542 gene encoding 60S ribosomal protein L15-2 gives rise to the protein MGAYKYVSELWRKKQSDVMRFLQRVRCWEYRQLPSIVRVTRPTRPDKARRLGYKAKQGYVIYRVRVRRGGRKRPVPKGIVYGKPKNQGITQLKFQRNKRSVAEERAGRKLGGLRVLNSYWVNEDSTYKYFEVILVDAAHTVIRNDPRINWICKGVHKHRELRGLTSAGKKYRGLRGKGHRYHKARPSRRATWKRNQTLSLRRYR